A region from the uncultured Holophaga sp. genome encodes:
- a CDS encoding substrate-binding domain-containing protein, with translation MGFRTFKSWTKALIPALCLVGAPLVRAQQPSSQAYVAEGGEALTFAMGLWGDAFAARRQGFSLEVKVAGEDKAFHDLTEGKVQMAMLARDLTPQEQEAFKARWGYRPERVALAMDALVWVVNKDNPIKRLSMSQVEAIFCAERSLGWPQEINTWGEAGVREREWSDMPVKRYARTVDSSVMGLINLFMPPSPPRLPVPFVADAMAMTEAIAANPGGICTANLSEVFASLRAVPIAPNGSDVAVEPTPDSVSSGAYPFARFLYVYINKNPKAGVEPMLRDFLAYALSDEGQQYVKSAGQAPLNKDIMGLNLLKVTGQFSMDSKTLR, from the coding sequence ATGGGTTTCCGGACATTCAAGAGCTGGACCAAGGCGCTCATCCCGGCCCTCTGCCTGGTGGGTGCCCCGCTGGTGCGTGCGCAGCAGCCCTCCTCTCAGGCCTATGTGGCTGAAGGCGGCGAGGCCCTGACCTTCGCCATGGGGCTCTGGGGGGATGCCTTCGCCGCCCGTCGCCAGGGTTTCTCACTTGAGGTGAAGGTTGCTGGAGAGGACAAGGCCTTCCATGATCTGACGGAAGGGAAAGTCCAGATGGCCATGCTGGCCCGGGACCTGACCCCCCAGGAGCAGGAGGCCTTCAAAGCCCGGTGGGGCTACCGTCCAGAGCGGGTGGCCCTGGCCATGGATGCCCTCGTCTGGGTGGTCAACAAGGACAATCCCATCAAGAGGCTCAGCATGTCCCAGGTGGAGGCCATCTTCTGTGCCGAGCGCAGCCTGGGGTGGCCCCAGGAGATCAACACCTGGGGCGAGGCCGGGGTCCGGGAGCGGGAGTGGTCCGATATGCCCGTCAAGCGCTATGCCCGGACTGTCGATTCCAGCGTCATGGGCCTGATCAACCTCTTCATGCCCCCCAGCCCCCCCCGGCTCCCGGTGCCCTTCGTGGCCGATGCCATGGCCATGACCGAGGCCATCGCGGCCAATCCCGGAGGGATCTGCACCGCCAACCTCTCGGAGGTCTTCGCCTCTCTGCGGGCGGTGCCCATCGCGCCCAATGGCTCCGATGTGGCCGTGGAGCCCACGCCGGATTCGGTCTCCTCCGGTGCCTATCCCTTCGCCCGCTTCCTCTATGTCTACATCAACAAGAATCCCAAGGCCGGTGTGGAGCCGATGCTCCGGGACTTCCTGGCTTATGCGCTCTCCGACGAGGGACAGCAGTACGTCAAATCCGCCGGTCAGGCGCCCTTGAACAAGGACATCATGGGTCTCAACCTCCTCAAGGTGACCGGTCAGTTCTCCATGGACTCCAAGACGCTGCGCTGA
- the mltB gene encoding lytic murein transglycosylase B: MFCSRHLLVPCLLAPFLAATPPQEPPALQAFIQGMAEHHGFDPVALRTLLGNTTRQERARQWVLPPASPLQRNWRVYRTRFIEPQRLKAGLHFWKTHEKALRRAQNLYGVPPEAIVGILGVETLYGSRTGNFPVLDTLVTLAFDYPDIPGRPSRAPFFQDELEAYLLWCRDTAQDPRPWHGSYTGAMGMPQFMPSSIRKWAVDFDGDGRIDLAGSAEDAIGSVARYLKDHGWRPGEPIDLPISGPTALRAAATLADGRREPHRSLAVLRESGVRTPRSRLAPDTPALIVDLPTPGHPTEYRVGLSNFFALTEYNRSYFYAAAVADLGRAVKARLKHPKRVIMDHRSDRP, translated from the coding sequence ATGTTCTGTTCAAGACACCTGCTCGTTCCCTGCCTGCTGGCCCCTTTCCTCGCCGCCACCCCCCCCCAGGAGCCCCCAGCGCTCCAGGCCTTCATCCAGGGCATGGCCGAGCATCATGGCTTTGACCCCGTCGCTCTGAGAACCCTGCTCGGTAACACCACCCGCCAGGAGCGGGCCAGGCAATGGGTCCTGCCCCCGGCCTCCCCCCTCCAGAGGAACTGGCGGGTTTACCGGACCCGTTTCATCGAACCCCAGCGCCTCAAGGCGGGACTGCACTTCTGGAAGACCCATGAAAAAGCCCTCCGCCGTGCCCAGAATCTCTATGGCGTGCCCCCAGAGGCCATCGTGGGGATTCTGGGCGTGGAGACCCTCTATGGCAGCCGCACCGGTAACTTCCCTGTGCTGGACACCCTGGTGACCCTGGCCTTCGACTATCCGGACATCCCCGGCCGCCCCAGCCGGGCACCATTCTTCCAGGACGAGCTGGAAGCCTACCTCCTCTGGTGCCGGGACACCGCCCAGGATCCCCGCCCATGGCACGGTTCCTACACAGGCGCCATGGGGATGCCCCAATTCATGCCCAGCAGCATCCGGAAATGGGCGGTGGACTTTGATGGCGACGGAAGGATCGACCTTGCAGGCAGCGCAGAGGATGCCATCGGCAGTGTCGCCAGGTATCTGAAGGATCATGGCTGGCGCCCTGGAGAGCCCATCGACCTCCCCATATCCGGCCCCACAGCCCTCAGGGCAGCCGCCACCCTGGCGGACGGGCGCCGTGAACCCCACCGCAGCCTGGCCGTCCTCCGCGAGAGCGGAGTGAGAACACCCAGGAGCCGCCTGGCCCCGGACACACCCGCACTGATCGTCGACCTCCCCACCCCTGGCCACCCCACCGAGTACCGGGTGGGCCTCTCCAACTTCTTCGCCCTGACGGAGTACAACCGCAGCTACTTCTATGCCGCTGCCGTGGCCGACCTCGGACGAGCGGTCAAGGCTCGCCTCAAGCATCCCAAGCGCGTCATCATGGACCATCGATCGGACCGACCATGA